A window of Variovorax paradoxus genomic DNA:
GCGCATGCGCACCACCGCGATCGAGCTCAACCCGCAGGTGGTGTCGGCCTGCCGCGGCTGGTTCAAGCTGCCGGCCGACGACCCGAAGCTGCGCGTGGTGATCGCCGATGCCGCGGCCGAAATCCGCAAGCCCGAATGGCACGGCACGGTCGACGCGCTGCAGGTCGACCTGTACGACCACGAGGCCGCGGCGCCCGTGCTCGACAGCGAAGACTTCTATGCCGACTGCCGCGCGCTGCTCACCGATGACGGTTGCATGACCGTCAACCTTTTCGGCCGCTCGTCGAGCTACGAGCGCAGCCTCGAGAAGATCGCGAATGCCTTCGGCGAGGATGCCGTGTGGGCCTTCAAGCCGACGCGCGAAGGCAACACGGTGGTGCTTGCGCAGCGCACACCGAGCCGCCCGAAGCGCGAGGTGCTTGCCGAGCGCGCCCAAACGATCCAGACTCGATGGGGCTTGCCCGCGCCCAAATGGTTGCGGGTGTTCAAACCCCAGAACTCGACACTCACCCGAACCACCGGCTCATGAGCGCTGTACCCGCTGCTTCCGCCCCCGCCTCGCTGGCCGCGCGCCACGAAGGCCCGCTCGATCTGCGGCGCCTGATCGAATGGCTCGCCAGCGACGGCATGATCTCTCCGGTCGAAGCCAAGCGCACCATTGCGCGCTGCGCCCAGGCCGAGAGCCGGCAGGCACCGCTGGTGCGCCTGGCCAACGTGGCGATGACCCGCGAGAGCGACGGCAAGCCGCTCGACCTGGAAATGCTCACGCAGTGGCTCGCGGGCCGCGCGGGGCTCACTTACCTGCGCATCGATCCGCTCAAGGTCGACGTGGGCAAGGTGGCCGACACCATGAGCGCGGCTTACGCCGAGCGCCACAAGGTGCTGCCGGTGCAGGTGCTGCCCAACGAAGTGGTGGTGGCCACGGCCGAGCCCTTTCTCACCGACTGGATCGCCGAGGTCGAACGGCAGGCGCGCCGTTCGGTGCGGCGCGTGGTCGCCAACCCGGCCGACATCCAGCGCTACACGGCCGAGTTCTTCGCGCTCGCGAAGTCGGTGCGCGCCGCGCAGAAGGCCGGCGGCAATACCGGCGGCGCGAGCTTCGAACAACTGGTCGAGCTGGGCAAGAGCAACAAGCAGCTCGACGCCAACGACCAGAGCGTGGTGCAGGTGGTCGACTGGCTGTGGCAATACGCCTTCGACCAGCGCGCGAGCGACATCCACCTGGAGCCGCGCCGCGAGCAGGGCGTGATCCGCTTTCGCATCGACGGCATCCTGCATCCGGCCTACCAGATGCCGATGGGCGTGATGAACGCGATGGTCGCGCGCATCAAGCTGCTCGGCCGCATGGACGTGGTCGAGAAGCGCCGTCCGCTCGACGGCCGCATCAAGACCCGCAACATGCGCGGCGACGAAGTCGAAATGCGCCTGTCGACCCTGCCGACTGCCTTCGGCGAAAAGATGGTCATGCGGATCTTCGACCCCGACACCGCGGTGAAGGACCTCGACGCGCTGGGCTTCGCGCAGCATGACGCGCAGCGCTGGGAACAGCTCGTCACGCGG
This region includes:
- a CDS encoding spermidine synthase; its protein translation is MASSKTPVSLPEVNFSDWGDIRYLHLGTEWVQGSMKIDAPFEIELEYVQRMMAWLLFADGKTVASRHAMQLGLGAATLTKFSRKILRMRTTAIELNPQVVSACRGWFKLPADDPKLRVVIADAAAEIRKPEWHGTVDALQVDLYDHEAAAPVLDSEDFYADCRALLTDDGCMTVNLFGRSSSYERSLEKIANAFGEDAVWAFKPTREGNTVVLAQRTPSRPKREVLAERAQTIQTRWGLPAPKWLRVFKPQNSTLTRTTGS
- a CDS encoding GspE/PulE family protein; the encoded protein is MSAVPAASAPASLAARHEGPLDLRRLIEWLASDGMISPVEAKRTIARCAQAESRQAPLVRLANVAMTRESDGKPLDLEMLTQWLAGRAGLTYLRIDPLKVDVGKVADTMSAAYAERHKVLPVQVLPNEVVVATAEPFLTDWIAEVERQARRSVRRVVANPADIQRYTAEFFALAKSVRAAQKAGGNTGGASFEQLVELGKSNKQLDANDQSVVQVVDWLWQYAFDQRASDIHLEPRREQGVIRFRIDGILHPAYQMPMGVMNAMVARIKLLGRMDVVEKRRPLDGRIKTRNMRGDEVEMRLSTLPTAFGEKMVMRIFDPDTAVKDLDALGFAQHDAQRWEQLVTRPNGIILVTGPTGSGKTTTLYSTLKRVATEEVNVSTVEDPIEMIEPSFNQTQVQPQLDFGFTEGLRALMRQDPDIIMVGEIRDLATAEMAVQAALTGHLVFSTLHTNDAPSAITRLMELGVPSYLINAVMLGVLAQRLVRTLCPHCKQPDDTVTRESLETIVKPWQITGSVRAYKPVGCVDCRMTGYMGRMGLYELLSISESFKTQVTKEPNLAGLRRQAVIDGMRPLRLAGALRVAEGVTTIEEVLSATPPLE